The following proteins are co-located in the Triticum aestivum cultivar Chinese Spring chromosome 1A, IWGSC CS RefSeq v2.1, whole genome shotgun sequence genome:
- the LOC123191751 gene encoding NAD(P)H-quinone oxidoreductase subunit S, chloroplastic → MAPAPTTPSFLRPPPLHPHRIRLPAPPPSASFRLSEILGGRGLCNGEVGIRKELLSPTPPSPPPSTPSGDSSPGSAESDPPAVDPDAFEKEMMGLTGGFPGGEVGLKDFVAKNPPPPPKKTQTDGKASSAVVPAGRPRAPELPLFLPGMVVLVKNPNNAYHMYCGIVQRVTDGKVGVLFEGGNWDRLITFGVDELEGREKGPPMVNPKSVVLEALVAAMDEDEVAEKKKEEEGTAAIKA, encoded by the coding sequence ATGGCGCCCGCGCCCACCACCCCCTCCTTCCTCCGGCCCCCGCCGCTGCACCCCCACCGCATCCGCCtccccgcccctcctccctccgcgTCCTTCCGCCTCTCCGAAATCCTCGGCGGCCGCGGCCTCTGCAATGGTGAGGTCGGCATCCGCAAGGAGCTCCTTTCGCCCACCCCGCCCTCACCTCCTCCATCCACGCCCTCAGGAGACTCCTCACCAGGAAGCGCTGAGTCGGACCCGCCGGCGGTGGACCCGGACGCGTTCGAGAAGGAGATGATGGGCCTCACGGGCGGCTTCCCCGGCGGCGAGGTCGGGCTCAAGGACTTCGTCGCCAAGAACCCGCCTCCCCCTCCCAAGAAAACCCAAACGGACGGGAAAGCGTCCTCCGCCGTGGTTCCGGCGGGGAGGCCGAGGGCACCCGAGCTGCCGCTGTTCCTCCCGGGCATGGTGGTGCTCGTCAAGAACCCCAACAACGCGTACCACATGTACTGCGGCATCGTGCAGCGCGTCACCGATGGGAAGGTCGGGGTGCTGTTCGAGGGCGGGAACTGGGATAGGCTCATCACCTTCGGCGTCGACGAGCTCGAGGGCCGGGAGAAGGGCCCGCCCATGGTGAACCCCAAGTCGGTCGTGCTCGAGGCGCTCGTCGCGGCCATGGACGAGGACGAGGTGgccgagaagaagaaggaagaggaaggcACGGCCGCCATAAAGGCTTGA